A segment of the Solanum lycopersicum chromosome 9, SLM_r2.1 genome:
ATATCCAAGAGGACTTGGGTTGATAAAATTGAGAACTCAAATACGCActaataagaaattataaacattTAACATAAAGATTATTTAGGGAGGGTTGTGATCACACAAAATTCTACTTGAGTTGTGTAGACAGTAGCCTTAGATGCTCTACAAAGCTGACTAGAGCTTGATATCAGTTCTGATGGTAGTTTTATGCTTTGCTACTTAAGTTTTACCGAAGTTTACGAAAGCCTTGATGCATAAGCTTGATGTGTTTCATGTTTTCTATGTTCAAAGCTATACAAATGATATGGTGGCATTTCCTATATTTGTGTAGAGAAATGTGTCGAAAACAGAGCAAGATGAAGATGTGGAATAGCGACTATACAAGGTAAATGTCGAGGAAATTTGAAAGTGACTACAAAACTCAACAAATATATCAAACATgccaaataaattattaactattttctttagaaaaagaaaacaaattaaaggCAGAAAAGTAATAATTATGAAGTGAAAGAACAATTACCAACAATGGTACTTGAAATGAAAAGCAGAAAAGAAAGACAAGAAAGTAAAATTGAGACATAGCCAATTGATTCTTTCTACTATATTTTCAACTCTATATGATTTATTACGCCAGCTTATGTAGCTATTTACAATAGAGACccagatatattttttttgtagtgcATGTTATATAACGTCACAGATAGGCTATAGCTATCAATATGATAGGGAATTGTCAACTTTATTTGAtatgttgattttcttttgcTTCTTGCGTGTATTCTTAGACCGTAAGATTAAAATGATTATTAAAATGCATATTCTCAACGAAATTAGGGTTCAATAGAAATTGAAATAACATCCAAACACCAGATACTCGTAGACCTAAAGAAATTCTCCATCGTTATGATCTAATGTGCTAATGACCATCAAAACATAACTTGTGATTATCCTTTTAAAGAACAAGATTCAAATACACATAGAAACTAGCATCTATCGAGTTGAGAATATCCTTGAAAAAATAAGGCTTAATTGTGCCCTTCCTAACATAAGGAGATTCCAAGGGAGAGGTTGcaaaatatttgaagtttttGCTATAAAAATCATGTTCTTAAGAAAAAAGTTGAAGTGCAATTTTGTAAATCAAAACTTTCATATTATTACGCGGAACCTGAAAACTTTTGGAACAAAAATGTACCTTATCTTACCACTTGATTTCTTCCTTCTTGTCAACACTCCCAAAGTTATCCTACACTAGTGAAAGTATTTGTAATGTTAATAACCATAACATAAACAATGATTAACTCTTATTTTGTAACAAAGACGATGAAAAATGAAAGTGATTTTATTCCtatagaattatattttttggaaGCTATTTAATGTGATGTTGTAGACATTAGAATGCAGTTAAGAACCACGACAAAAGGTCTGCATGCCTAGTCATAAAATGGACTGCATTGTTAACTCGATTAATTTTCGATATGTGATTTAATTTTTGCTGATTAATATGAGTcaacaaatacattttaaatgaaCACATATTATAGTTAGGAATTATTTACTCCGAGTATCTCATTAACAGATTGTTACATATTTCAATAGTCTGATTATTgtaaaaatttacttttagtAGCTGATGCTTGAATAGCTGAGCTTTGTGAAAGACATTATAGAAGAACTTTTTCTTAACAAATTCAGAACATGTTTTTGCAGAACTATATCCTCAAGgttattttcaagaaatttgtGAAGAATTGTGCTGTACTATTCCTTGAAATTGCAGAGAACAAAGAGGATTATATTTTCTCTAAGAACCTCAAGATACTGTCAGACCTATACAACACTCAAAAACGTAAGTAGAGCAAGAAGAACTAGATTGGTTCTCATAGGAGGAGTTTGTTCAAATGGTAGTGAAAAAATTCTAATGATGCAGATGACATGAAAAAGTTGTGTTCTTATTACTAGTTACTACTCCCTTCACATAGGCATTAGGTAACTCTATGCATCATTGTCAATCTACAATACAATAAGAAAAGTTCATGCTACAAACTTGCATATACTTCAAAAACAAGATTATCAACTAGGAATCCCAACACTTCTCTAGTTATACACCTATAGAAAACCACCAGTTGGTGAAGACATACCTCAtaataaatttgatgaaaatcaACTCATAGACGAAGTTCTCTTGAGGAGCTGCAACCCATGCTTTATTTTGGGAAAGAACGGATGAAAACAAAGAGTATTAGCACAGTTTTCCCAGAGAGATGCGATTTGCACAACTGCTGTAGAGATTTTTGATGAAATCGATTTAGGACTTTTGTGTGCTGTAAAATATGAAGTGACTTAATTGtcttgtataaaaaaaatagagagttTTCATGAATTATATTTAATGATGTAAGTTTTTAGCGCCTGATGAGTTTCTATTAagatttaaaattcaattttttccgCTTCTCACCTCCATATTTAGAATTTGAGACaagattgtaatttctttaagGACTAGATTTTGTACCTTCACTGTAACATATAGAATTAGGAACGGAAATATAATCTCTTCCCAATACATGGTTGCAACATTTCGGAACCTATtcctcttgcctataaataccatttatTCTTCAGAATTTTTCCTAATGAATTTTtctgatttcttcttcttttgcacaaaaatttcttcgtgtactttacTGACGTTGAGATTATTTTATCCTGGGAGGAGATATtacaaatcaaacctcggatactagaggggaataatgtCCTTAAGgtgacactgtgaattcagtggacttgatatttttgtgttcaaaattttcagattctggtacaTTACAGATTTCTGTTTTTCTGAActaatttctgttcatcttttGTATGGATCCAGTAAACTTTGGTTACTTCCTGTTTCTACAAAGTTTTGTCAGAATCagtaattctattttttttcaaacacagATTTagaacaatcttaaggaaattatatttttattttatttttaatctgtgtttctggtggagacaaaaaccTTCATggttttatactcctttaagtctgcaatttTAAGTTATTGCTTACTAAGattgtatcaatttttattttcagaAATGAAAAAAGAACAACAATGTTACAGTGGCTGTTGTTGCACCAACCTGAACTGTTGTACCACAAGAAGAGAAATTAGGTAAAATTTTCTGGTGTAAATTTCGAAGGATGGCAGCAACGggtatttttctggcttaccactcttggtctgcaaAAATTTACCAGCGAAGAAACTCCAGTGTCTGCTGCTGAAATGTCAAACCTAGGaaaattcatgattattaaAGTATGGGAACAGACAGACTTCATATGTAATGTCTATATTTTGAGTGCTTTGGAGGATGatttatataatgtctatagtgcaataacaacttcaaaagagttgtgagatgcacttttatatgaaatataagacagaagatgcatgcttgaaacaatttgtggtcgcaaagttttagaatataaaatggtagatagtaaaactgttggatcacaagtgtaGGAACTTCAAGTTATTTTCCATAATCTGATTGTTGAAGATATgatagtaaatgaagcttttcaagtggctgtaatgatcgagaagttacctccttcgtggaatgacttcaagaattatctaaagcacaaacATAaggaaatgaagcttgaagatcttgtgattcgattcaagattgaggaagataagaaAACAACCTAAAAAAAGTCTTGTAAGAGTTCGACAATAATTggagttaatattatttaagaaGCTCCTAACAaagacaaaaaagaaagaagtccAACAGACAGAAGTCATAACAGGCCAAGAATAAATTCATGAGCAACTGTTACAATTGTGGTAAGGCTGGTCATAAGTCTTCCGAGTGTCGTGCTCCAAGAAAGGATAAAGACAAAGATAAAagcaaaggcaaaagtcaagcaaacatcttGGAAGAGATGGAAGATGCaaatgacttgtgtgcaatgatctcggagtgtaacttagttgaatttcccaaggagtggtttctcgaatTAGGTTCCACTCGGcatatttgctctgcaaaagaagcctttgcaacatacactcctgctgagtacgatgaagatttgttcatgggaaacacaacaacaaaaaggattgcaggaactgggaaagtaatgttACAAATGAAATCCGGCAAGGTGTTTACTTTGAACAGTGTTCTGCAtctccctactattaggaagaatttagctTCTGTTGCACTACTCATTCAAAACAAATTTAAGTGTATCCTAGTTAATGATAAAGTTGTGATAAGTAAGAATGAGATGTTCATAGGTTAGGGCTACCTTAATGAGGGCCTTTTCAAACTGAATGTAATAATtgttgacagtattaataaaatttttgcttctgtttacttattcgagtcaaatgatttatggcatgcccatTTAGGAAATGTAATTACAAAGACTTGCAAAATTTGGTTACTTTAGAAGTATTGcatgattttaaatgcgataaattgaaatgtgaaatttgtgtaaaaagtaagtttgttaaatatCCCTACAAggctgttgaaagaaattcaaaacctttagacttaattcacacatatatatatgtgatatgaaGTCGACAACATCTCGTggtggaaaaaatattttataaattttgttgacGATtacactcgattttgttatgtacatttgcttaatagtaaggatgaaacaattgatgcatttaaacaatacaaaaatgaagtggataACCAATTGAATATAGAGATAAAAATTATTCGAAGTGATAGGGGTgtagaatatgaatctccttttgcaaaGATATGTTTTGGAATATGATATTATTCACCGCAAAACCTTTGGGGGAAAGTCATTCTTACAGTTAATAAGATACTCAATAGGGTACCCCCTAggaaaacataattaatttcatatgaGTCGTGGGAAGGAagaaaatccaacttgaaatattttaaggtGTGAGGGTatctagccaaggtagaggttcttTTATCCAAAAAGGTGAAAATTGGATCCAAAACGATATATTGTGTATCTATTGAATATGCTATGAACAGTAAGGCCTGTCGATTTTTGattcacaaatctgataataCTGAGACTCATGTTAATACAATAATTTAGTCAGATAACCCAGAGTTCTTTGAACACATTTATCCGTATAACACTGAATGTGAGTCAAAAAGTGAAAGACATAAACGACCACAGAAAGAACCAACGGAAAATACACTACCTAGTGAGGATCCTAGGCTTAGAACTCGCCAATGGAAACCCACTTCTTTCGGACCAAATTTTGTGGCGCCGtttcttgaaaatgagcctGAAACATTTAAAGCATTTATGTTTTCATCTGAGTCAACTTATTGAAAAGAAGCTGTCAATAGTGAGATCAAATCGATTTTAAGTAATCAtacttgggaattgactgatcttcctccaggaaataaacctttaggatcaaagtggatctttaaaaggaaaatgaaagttgGTGGTACTATTAACAAATATAATGCTAGACTTGTAGTCAAAGGATACAAACAAAAAGAAGGTCTGGACtatttgacacatactctctaGTTACAAGGATaccatcaattaggatgttaatagcactagcgACAATGTATGATCTTAAAATCTAcaaaatggatgtaaagacaaccttcttaaatggagagctggaggaagaaatttacgtGAAACAACCTGAAGGATTTTTAGTTCCTGGTGAGGAAGATAAAGTATGCAGACTTGTGAAATTGCTTTATGGGCTCAAGcgagcacccaaacaatggcatgctaaatttgaccaaacaatgttggcaaatggattcaagattaacgaatgtgataagtGTCTCTACATTAAAAACATTCTGAATCATGATGTCATTATTTGtctgtatgttgatgacatgttaataatgagtacaAATATTGAAGATTGGTACTAAGCACATGCTGTCCAGCAAGTTCCATATGAAGGAcctaggagttgctgatttaaTCTTAGGGATCAGGATTTTCAAAACTCATCaaggactagcattatctcaatctcattatattgaaagagtattggataagtttaaatacttgaatttcaatattGTTAAAACTCCAATAGATTTAAGCTTTACATTTCAAAGGAATGAAGGTGAAAGtaactctcaattggaatatgcagagtgttgggaagtttgatgcatattatgaattgtacatgatcagatatagcatgtgctattagcaAATTGAGTCGGTtcactagtaatccgaatcaaactcactggatggtaatgaaacgtgtgttgggttatctgAAATATACGCAACACTAtgttttgcattataataaatatcctgctgtgattgaagaatatagtgatgcaaattgaatcaccATATCAAATATAGTAAAATTCACAAGTGGTTATGTGTTTACACTTCGAGGAGGAAcaatctcttggaaatcatccaaataGACATGTATcgctcgctccacaatggaatctgaatttaTTGCTTtagataaggctggtgaagaagctgaatggctccgaaatttcctagaggatatttcATTTGGCCAAACCTGTGGGACCTATTTTCATACATTGCGATTGTTAAGAAGCAATAGGTAGGGTAGAGAGCGTTATATACAATGgtaagtctcgtcatatacgacaaAGAATATAATATCGTAAGATAACTGCTCTCTAGtgaaattatcacaattgactatgtgaagtcaagcgataatgtgtcagatccactaacaaAAGGTCTAGTTAGAGTTGAAAAATCATCTAAGAaaatgggtttacggcttaggatAAGCCAACATTGTGGTAAATATATCTAGTatactggagatcccaagagctagattcaaggagaaaaacaaagttgtgactAGCGGTTTGACATTGTTAATCAACTCAATCCATTCTTATGAtaaagacaatgttcaggaacaaggttaagactttaaggcttgttaatgagttaataaagtgtaagatttttaatgatttgctaagtttggaaGATCTGAcgaaatagtgtatctacgagatgaaaAGGTTAGAAATCACcaatgtgagtgtgaagtgtaagccgcttcaaagagaattttatgtcaaaaacaTATtatctatacactcatgaaatcaggaggtgttcatggccgAAACGAATACtaccgtaagaaccataaaaagtaaaaagttaattgtgtgacatatggttgtctaggtatacactaAAGTTCgatggttcaaagatatcgtatctaccgattgaccgagtatatccaacatatgttcactacggaaggTCCAATGGGAAActtacttatccagatgcaaaaCAATGAAGGCAATATGCTGATGGAGTCTCATTCAAAATCAAAGTTTTAAGACCATTTAGATGTCCTTGCATAATGCTAGCTCCATCATAACCTTGCCCACGTATTTGGGATGGACTTAATGAGTGATCTGAAAGAAAAGAATAGATTGCTTCCTTTAATGAACAAGCAGATGTATCACTAACATGAACAATACCAACAAATCGTTCTATCACTTCTCCTTCTTTGTTAACATATCTCAAAATAAGTGCCATTTGCTCCTTGTGTGATATATCTTTTGATTCATCGACTAATATACCAAAATAATTCCCATCTAAATCTTCAAGAATAGATTTGATTGTTTCCTTAGCACAAGAATCAACAATATCCTTTTGAATACTTGGAGAAcacatcatttcattttttggagctttttttaaaataatgcttCCAACATCTTTATTAATATCTCCATACCATTgcaaaagttcaagaaaaatACCTTTATTTGAAAAAGATCGACTCTCATCATGTCCACGAAATGATAATCCTATTTTCAAGAGAAATCTTGTGACATCAGCTGAAGCACTCAAGCGACGTCGAGACtcacttttttctttcttggaTTTTTTATCAAATGAAGTGCGTATTGATTGTGATTGATTCATCAAATCAATCATCTTGTTGAAACACTTGTTGTGGATGCTATTTACATCTCCAACATGAGCTGTAAATATTTCTGTAGCTTTGTTCCAAGCTCTAAAGCCGGTCTTCATAAAAGCAACATCAACCACATCGCCACGACTTTCATATTCATTCTTAAACAAGTagcaacacaaaaaaaaaatgcagcATCTTTTATTATGCTATACTCCAACCACTTATGATCCTTAAACCAATTAGGAAATAACTGCTGCATTTCCTTCCCAAACTTAGTTTTAGGAAATTTATGATCCTTAGGTTGACAAAGctttttaagaatataatatCTCCTAATATCATCacgtatattaggattatactCTGTAATGGACTTTCTAATTCCAGGATCAGCTTCAAGAGATTCTAAATCAACAtctgaaataaatatttttttttgaattttcggAGCTATGGTTGAAGCAGTAGATGGATTGGTAGAGCTAGAACTTGGATACCCAATTTTCGATCTTGTGACATACTTATCCATCTCAATTTATAAAGATAAATtcctacaaaaaaatattatcacataattaattcacataattcaattattttttattaaaatctataattttcTATTGATAACCCAAACAACAATCAACAATTAATATAtctatttgatttttcaacACCACAAGCAATAATTAGCAATATATGAGTTAATGAGCACCAAATACGTATacattctaaaatttaatttttaaccaAGTAAttggtaagaaaaatatttatttcaaaagtattcaaaaaatatatttttaatctaaAGTCTAAACCTATTTATCaagtaacaaaaatattatgtgGAATCTATTTTCAGAATTAAGACTTAAGAGTACCATCCATAAGCAATGTAAATTTTAAAACGTAATTTctcaaactctttttttttttcattaactaACTTTAATcaatcatcaaattttattaCCTTACTTTTCTATtctgattttgaaaagaaaatatgttgAAGTTTGTTGTTGGGCAGTTACGCTGATGGTTTTCTCTTtgaaacaagaagaagaagaagaatgaatgACTTCATAGTTTGCTAAGAGAAATAATCCCATAAAAGTGGGCagtgcaaaaggttttaaagcataagaaaagttaaaaataaaaaagaaagaaaaattatgcTACCTAAACTaattaagagcctgtttggctcagcttaaaagctggtcaaactgacttaaaagctagtttttgacttatttaactttttggcaatactcaaaatagcttattttaagttaaaaaaaacttattttaagccaaaagttaaaagctgggataggggtgcttttttttttttagcttataagctgttttaagttgaccacgtttttatgttttttcccttaatatttttatacaatctccaaattacccatataatcctaacatctctttcttctatttttaccttttcacgtttggcataacaatttcagcacttttatctaaacgcataactgcttattttaaaaataagtttcagcactttcaaaagtacttttttaaagctgcttttattaagctcatccaaacgggccctaagaaTAGGAAAAGTCAAAACAAGCAAGAATATGAAAAGTCAAAACTAGTACAAAATTGGCAGTTAAATAAACCCTTAattacaaaaaggaaaaataaaaaattaaaaaaagttgtaaaatttgttggaattaatttttttttttaaaaagaagagtTAAATAAGCCCTTAATTAGAAAAAaggattttttaataaaaaaaacaggTGTAAAATTCGCtggaaaattttttaaaaaagaaatgctACTGACAGGAGTCAAACCCTCGCCAGTGGCTTTGTGCGCCTCTTATTGCAAAGGTTTAAACCAGCTCACTCACAACTGCTTTTGTTCTATGGGTactcatttaaattataatagcatatgtatcatattttctatatatatatatatatatacaaaaaaattcgGAAATcaatgggtgctcgagcacccgcgTCTGGCTTACTGGGTCCGCCCCTGCTATGATACATCTCACATTCAACccacactaaaatattttttgaaaataagggtaaaattgtcATATATTGAATAGTTGGATACAattgactttttaaattttattttatagtattatttgtaaaaaaaaggtCATCTTTATGCTATTTCAATAGTTGGAGggcaatattaaaaaattaacgtAATGATAAGtgtttataaaatcaaaaacaCAATAGAGGGTTAAACtgatcaattttaaattatttatatatatttttaaatattcaagaacataatttaaattatattttccatCGTTCtttgtaaattataaatataattaatacgAAGTGCTATTTATCTCCTATAAAATATAAAGCTAAATTAAAGGAAATGACAATTACTAAAGAAATATTCAAACATTCATCTTGAAATTtgaacaattaaattattttgagcaataaaaaaaactaaaaaatcacttaatatatatgaaataaaggaaatactattttttattattattcaatatttttctaaattaattaccaaataaaattaaacttaaatttcATTTAGCAACCATATTTTcggaattatttttaatatgagcAAATGTATACATATTGTCCTCCACACATTTGACCATAGTACTACTTTTTGGTATATTCAAAACATTTCCTAAGTTATACCAATTCAAATATCGAGAAAAAACTTCATTTGCTTGTGATTGCATCTTCCAAGGAAGTGTTTTTTTGGTACTTAAGGTAATTTCATAATTCTTGATATAGACGTTACAAaatcttgagttttttttttttcaaaaaaataaataaaattggaatAGTCTTTATCATATTACTATAATAATCCACTTAATGACTATTATAACATTTtaggaaaattatttattttatttgacaaaCAACGTTGACCAGTAAAATGTTgaaatataacttaaaagttatatttgaaatttaatagaatctaaaattttattttctctttctttatttttctcctttaatatttacaaaaaaaaaacctcaaattaaaattatatttcatctttaagtcatagtacttcatatttttaaagaagaatACATTCAAACaagtaaatattatttgtaaaaaCTATAATCAAATAAAACTTCAACTTCAATCCAGATAAAgtgattttttcttgaaattatatgaaattaatttgagatattatacttttaaagcaaatttaattgaatatttcatataaattaatcaaattagaTAATTTTACTTAGTTTTAGAAATTAACAAGTACAAATcatatttaagaaaatacattatatattttcaaataaaaaaatataattttaaaattttcaaataaagcaaataatatttatttttttcctcctCATTATTTTTGATGTTCCACCTTATTATGAACCAATTAACAAACAAGGCTTCTTGGTATTTAAGGCAACTAAATCCATGTCTCATTCTCTGTAATCTAAACACCCCACCCCCTACCCCAACCCCCACTCCTACCCCCACCTCCACCCCACCCCCTCTTCTGCTTCTCTCTAAATAGTCACTTCACTGCTGTATAATCTTATTCCTCTGTTTTTCCTATCTGTCACTTTtctctctgttttttttttttggctttcaTCAGAACCATGAACAATGGTAAAGAAAAATTGGTTGTAGAAGTGGTGGCAGCTCATAACTTGATGCCAAAAGATGGTGAAGGTTCATCGTCACCATTTGTAGAAGTTGAGTTTGAGAATCAGAGACAAAGAACACAAGTAAAAATGAGAGATTTAAACCCTGTTTGGAATGAAAAGCTTGTGTTTCATGTGAATGATGCTGCTGATCTTCCTTATCGGACGATTGAAGTGAATGTTTTTAACGAGAAAAGGTCAAACACAAGCAGAAATTTTCTGGGTCGAGCTCGGGTTTCTGGGTCAAGCATTGCTAAAGAAGGGGAAGAAATAGCGCAGCTTTATACACTTGATAAAAGGAGTCTTTTTTCTCATGTACGCGGTGAgttgagtttgaagatttattTATCAACAACAGAGCAAGTGAAACAAGTTATAACTGATAATGGTAAtgctggtggtggtggtggagggGTGGTGTCTTCTGGTGCACCAAATgctaagaaaaacaagaaattgCAGCAGAAGCAGCAGCAACAGACAAATGGAACAAACATGGTGGTTCAAATGGGTCAAGAAAATAAGGTTATCTTGAATTTT
Coding sequences within it:
- the LOC101253127 gene encoding uncharacterized protein, with translation MDKYVTRSKIGYPSSSSTNPSTASTIAPKIQKKIFISDVDLESLEADPGIRKSITEYNPNIRDDIRRYYILKKLCQPKDHKFPKTKFGKEMQQLFPNCRGDVVDVAFMKTGFRAWNKATEIFTAHVGDVNSIHNKCFNKMIDLMNQSQSIRTSFDKKSKKEKSESRRRLSASADVTRFLLKIGLSFRGHDESRSFSNKGIFLELLQWYGDINKDVGSIILKKAPKNEMMCSPSIQKDIVDSCAKETIKSILEDLDGNYFGILVDESKDISHKEQMALILRYVNKEGEVIERFVGIVHVSDTSACSLKEAIYSFLSDHSLSPSQIRGQGYDGASIMQGHLNGLKTLILNETPSAYCLHCFASG